The region CTGAAAATGTTCATCCTGTAAAATCCAGTCATCTGTTTTTTCAACAAAGAAATGAAAACCTCCGATAGATTGAACCAATGCCGGATCGATCGGTGTAGCACTTGCATTTATGCCAATCGCAAAAGCATCTGAGCCGCCACCTGCATATTTTGCATAAATCCTTACATATTGAGCCTCTTCCAGACCCCATTCATCCTTAAAAGAATCAATAGCTTGTTCCGTTACTTCAAATGATATCATCCCTGTGCTCTCCTTCCCGCAGGTTAATCACATTTTTTAACTTCCCCCCGATAGTTAGCCATCCGAAAACTGGCCCCGCATCCGCAGGAGGCTTTTGCATTAGGGTTATTCATGGTGAATCCGCCTATCATTCCGCTTTGTTCATAGTCAATTTCAAGACCGTCAATATATGGAATACTCTTCGTGTGAACTAATATACGGAATTTATCTTTATTGAACACCACATCCTCCTCTGTTTGCTGCTCATCCAAAACAAGGGTATAAGATAATCCGCTGCATCCCCCTTCTTCAACACCTACTCTAAGAAAAGAGTGCCTTGTATCAGCGGTTAATAGGATTTCGGCGATTTTCTCTGCAGCGATCTCACTGACCTCAATGTTCATGTTCATTCCTCCTATACAAGCTTAATTTAGTTTTGGGTCCCCCAGTCCATTAGACAAGGTATGAACATAGCGAGAGCTGCTCCTTTTGGTGTAAGTTCATACATGGCTCGTGCAGGACGCTGCGGACTGGTTCTCTTGACCAGATTATGATGTTGAAGCTCCTTTAAACGCTGGGAAAGGATTCTTTGCGTAATGGAAGGAATACTCCGGGTCATTTCGCTAAA is a window of Paenibacillus sp. FSL H3-0469 DNA encoding:
- a CDS encoding iron-sulfur cluster assembly accessory protein, with protein sequence MNIEVSEIAAEKIAEILLTADTRHSFLRVGVEEGGCSGLSYTLVLDEQQTEEDVVFNKDKFRILVHTKSIPYIDGLEIDYEQSGMIGGFTMNNPNAKASCGCGASFRMANYRGEVKKCD